In Micromonospora sp. WMMD980, the following are encoded in one genomic region:
- a CDS encoding ABC transporter ATP-binding protein, whose product MLATRGLTWRIGEVAIVDSVYLDLAPGEFLGVIGPNGAGKTSLFNLITGLRRPTEGKVLLDGADITALPPHRRARLGLGRTFQASSVFGSLTVRENVRLAVQAHRGGSMKLWRRAAADREVAAAADAALDRVGLHHRGAALAGTLAHGEKRKLEIALLLAGEPRVMLLDEPMAGVSAEDVPELVRVIRSLTGDSGRAVLMVEHHMDVILELADRIAVMHHGALLACDTPDTVMANATVQEAYLGESL is encoded by the coding sequence CCTGGCGCCGGGGGAGTTCCTCGGCGTGATCGGGCCCAACGGCGCCGGCAAGACCTCCCTGTTCAACCTGATCACCGGCCTGCGCCGGCCCACCGAGGGGAAGGTCCTGCTGGACGGCGCGGACATCACCGCGCTGCCCCCGCACCGGCGGGCCCGGCTCGGGCTCGGGCGGACCTTCCAGGCGTCCTCGGTCTTCGGCTCGCTGACGGTGCGGGAGAACGTCCGGCTCGCCGTACAGGCGCACCGGGGTGGCTCGATGAAGCTGTGGCGGCGGGCGGCGGCCGACCGGGAGGTGGCCGCCGCCGCCGACGCGGCGCTCGACCGGGTCGGCCTGCACCATCGGGGTGCGGCGCTGGCCGGCACGCTCGCCCACGGCGAGAAGCGCAAGCTGGAGATCGCCCTGCTGCTCGCCGGGGAACCCCGGGTGATGCTGCTGGACGAGCCGATGGCCGGGGTGAGCGCCGAGGACGTGCCCGAACTGGTCCGCGTGATCAGGTCGCTGACCGGGGACAGCGGGCGGGCGGTGCTCATGGTGGAACACCACATGGACGTGATCCTGGAGTTGGCCGACCGGATCGCCGTGATGCACCACGGCGCGCTGCTGGCCTGCGACACCCCGGACACGGTGATGGCCAACGCCACCGTGCAGGAGGCGTACCTGGGGGAATCCCTATGA
- a CDS encoding ABC transporter ATP-binding protein: MNEPVLSVEDLSVRIAGLHILQGVSFEVAPTGVTVLLGRNGVGKTTTLRAIVGLTPRGGEVRGTVRMGAQSLLARPTHRLVRGGLGYVPEDRCVFAGLTVAENLRLAERRGTTPAYDKVFALFPELDRRGRQRAGSLSGGQQQMLAIGRVLLNDNRLLLVDEPTKGLAPKVVTEVAEVLERVAESVPVLLVEQNLAVVRRLASDAVVLSAGRVAWTGDARELLLETALTKSLLGVGSGEVHA, from the coding sequence ATGAATGAGCCTGTGCTGTCGGTGGAGGACCTGTCCGTGCGCATCGCCGGGCTGCACATCCTCCAGGGCGTGTCGTTCGAGGTGGCGCCGACCGGCGTCACCGTGCTGCTCGGGCGCAACGGCGTCGGCAAGACGACCACGTTGCGCGCGATCGTCGGGCTGACCCCCCGGGGCGGCGAGGTGCGTGGCACGGTGCGGATGGGCGCGCAGAGCCTGCTGGCCCGTCCCACCCACCGGCTGGTCCGCGGCGGCCTCGGCTACGTGCCGGAGGACCGGTGTGTCTTCGCCGGGCTCACCGTCGCGGAGAACCTGCGGCTGGCCGAACGGCGGGGCACGACCCCGGCGTACGACAAGGTCTTCGCGCTCTTCCCGGAGCTGGACCGGCGCGGACGGCAACGGGCCGGCTCGCTCTCCGGCGGGCAGCAGCAGATGCTCGCGATCGGCCGGGTGCTGCTCAACGACAACCGGCTGCTGCTGGTCGACGAGCCGACCAAGGGGTTGGCGCCGAAGGTGGTGACCGAGGTGGCCGAGGTGCTGGAACGGGTCGCGGAGTCCGTGCCGGTGCTGCTGGTCGAGCAGAACCTGGCGGTGGTGCGGCGACTGGCGTCCGACGCGGTGGTGCTCTCCGCCGGCCGGGTCGCCTGGACCGGCGACGCCCGCGAGCTGCTGCTGGAGACCGCACTGACCAAGTCGCTGCTGGGCGTCGGCTCCGGGGAGGTGCACGCGTGA
- a CDS encoding branched-chain amino acid ABC transporter permease: MNTVVLLTLTGLGLAALYFLVASGLSLVFGLADVLNFAHGLFLGVGAYATWWAAGNLPGAGPDGLGFVVAVLFGVLAGSLVAVLVELVLIRPLYSRTIEQVLVTVGLSLAGVALLQATWGADPRTFPRPDWSREVTAVLGAQVPNAGLLLIVAAVVVLGALLAFLRWTRYGLIIRAGVENREMVTALGIDVRKAFTLVFAIGGAAAALAGALGGVYFGTVSPGQGGSLLIFAFIVVVIGGMGSVVGSAYAAVAVGLLQQFVNYYGTSGLGDLCVVGLLAVVLLLRPQGLAGKVAHA; the protein is encoded by the coding sequence GTGAACACGGTGGTGCTGCTGACGCTGACCGGGCTGGGCCTGGCGGCGCTCTACTTCCTCGTCGCCTCCGGCCTGTCCCTGGTCTTCGGCCTCGCCGACGTGCTCAACTTCGCGCACGGCCTGTTCCTCGGCGTCGGCGCGTACGCGACCTGGTGGGCGGCGGGCAACCTGCCCGGCGCCGGCCCGGACGGCCTCGGCTTCGTGGTCGCGGTGCTCTTCGGGGTGCTGGCCGGCTCGCTGGTGGCGGTGCTGGTGGAGTTGGTGCTGATCCGGCCGCTCTACTCCCGCACCATCGAGCAGGTGCTGGTCACCGTCGGCCTGTCGCTGGCCGGGGTGGCGCTGCTCCAGGCCACCTGGGGCGCGGACCCGCGGACGTTCCCCCGTCCCGACTGGAGCCGCGAGGTGACCGCGGTGCTGGGCGCGCAGGTGCCGAACGCCGGGCTGCTGCTGATCGTCGCCGCCGTGGTGGTGCTCGGCGCGCTGCTGGCGTTCCTGCGCTGGACCCGCTACGGCCTGATCATCCGGGCCGGCGTGGAGAACCGGGAGATGGTGACCGCGCTCGGCATCGACGTGCGCAAGGCGTTCACGCTGGTCTTCGCGATCGGCGGGGCCGCAGCCGCGCTGGCCGGCGCGCTCGGCGGCGTCTACTTCGGCACCGTCTCACCGGGCCAGGGCGGCTCGCTGCTGATCTTCGCCTTCATCGTGGTGGTGATCGGCGGGATGGGCTCGGTGGTCGGGTCCGCGTACGCGGCGGTCGCGGTGGGGCTGCTGCAACAGTTCGTCAACTACTACGGCACGTCCGGCCTGGGTGACCTGTGTGTGGTCGGCCTGCTCGCCGTGGTGCTGCTGCTGCGTCCGCAGGGCCTGGCCGGAAAGGTGGCTCACGCATGA
- a CDS encoding branched-chain amino acid ABC transporter permease → MTNSVVDAPPAQVPDELTPGRSRWHGLRPYLPLVALVVAAVLPYSTLNLPGIFEGPLNSPGTLQLLAICLVFGGLAAGYDLLFGRTGMLSFGHALYFAAGVYGTDILVTKAGLPLWQAAVLTVLGGTTLAALLGAVALRTVGIAFAMVTLAFAQVGAILVARDFGGLTGGEEGLPLDVSGLPGALVGVTNTVNLYWLALAYLALVVLVAHRVSGSPTGRVLAGLRDDERRIGVLGLDPYRFKLVAFTLAGGLASAGGVVYVLIVGGASPHITSSELTLSLLVMVVLGGPGTRWGPVLGGVLYMYLDHRLTAFGSSDAVNSLPAFLSHPLSQPLFVLGTVFILAVYFFPGGLASLRSRLTFLRTALRPRR, encoded by the coding sequence ATGACCAACTCGGTGGTCGACGCGCCCCCGGCGCAGGTGCCCGACGAACTGACCCCCGGGCGTTCCCGCTGGCACGGCCTGCGGCCGTACCTGCCGTTGGTGGCGCTGGTGGTGGCGGCGGTGCTGCCCTATTCGACGCTGAACCTGCCCGGGATCTTCGAGGGGCCGCTCAACTCGCCGGGGACGCTGCAACTGCTCGCCATCTGCCTGGTCTTCGGCGGCCTCGCGGCCGGCTACGACCTGCTGTTCGGGCGCACCGGGATGCTCTCCTTCGGGCACGCGCTCTACTTCGCCGCCGGGGTGTACGGCACCGACATCCTGGTCACCAAGGCCGGGCTGCCGCTGTGGCAGGCCGCGGTGCTGACCGTGCTCGGCGGCACCACGCTCGCCGCGCTGCTCGGCGCGGTGGCGCTGCGCACCGTGGGCATCGCGTTCGCCATGGTGACGCTCGCGTTCGCGCAGGTCGGGGCGATCCTGGTGGCCCGGGACTTCGGCGGGCTGACCGGCGGCGAGGAGGGCCTGCCGCTGGACGTGTCCGGGTTGCCGGGGGCACTCGTCGGCGTCACCAACACGGTCAACCTCTACTGGCTGGCGCTGGCCTACCTGGCGCTCGTGGTGCTGGTGGCGCACCGGGTCAGCGGCTCGCCGACCGGGCGGGTGCTGGCCGGGCTGCGCGACGACGAGCGGCGGATCGGGGTGCTCGGGCTCGACCCGTACCGGTTCAAGCTCGTCGCGTTCACCCTGGCCGGCGGTCTGGCGAGCGCCGGCGGCGTGGTCTACGTGCTGATCGTGGGCGGCGCCAGCCCACACATCACGTCGTCCGAGCTGACGTTGTCGCTGCTGGTCATGGTGGTGCTCGGCGGCCCGGGCACCCGGTGGGGCCCGGTGCTGGGCGGCGTCCTCTACATGTACCTGGACCACCGCCTGACCGCGTTCGGCAGCAGCGACGCGGTGAACAGCCTGCCCGCGTTCCTCAGCCACCCGCTGAGCCAGCCCCTGTTCGTCCTGGGCACCGTCTTCATCTTGGCCGTCTACTTCTTCCCGGGCGGCCTGGCCAGCCTCCGTTCCCGCCTGACCTTCCTCCGCACCGCCCTCCGCCCCCGCCGCTGA
- a CDS encoding SDR family oxidoreductase — translation MAEQRRLAVVSGGGTGIGAAVARGLVADGFDVLVVGRRGEVLDAAARDITAESGRADAVVPVVADLTDPGQVSAVVDAVGERSVDAIVNNAGGYLGGPTGTLDEVAAWWRANLDANVLTAVLLTEALLPALRRPGGRVVLLSSIAAQRGGGGPYSAAKAALHGWAYDLAAQLGPDRITVNVVSPGYVAETEFFGDRMTPEGHAKRVAATLVGRAGVPDDIAAAVRYLVGPSAGYVTGQVLGVNGGSVLGR, via the coding sequence GTGGCGGAACAGCGGCGGCTGGCGGTGGTCAGCGGGGGCGGGACCGGGATCGGGGCCGCCGTGGCGCGGGGCCTCGTGGCGGACGGGTTCGACGTGCTCGTCGTCGGGCGGCGGGGAGAGGTGCTGGACGCGGCGGCCCGGGACATCACCGCCGAGAGTGGACGCGCGGACGCCGTCGTGCCGGTGGTCGCGGACCTGACCGACCCGGGGCAGGTGTCGGCGGTTGTCGACGCGGTCGGGGAGCGGAGCGTGGACGCGATCGTCAACAACGCCGGCGGCTACCTCGGCGGGCCGACCGGCACCCTCGACGAGGTGGCCGCCTGGTGGCGGGCCAACCTCGACGCCAACGTGCTCACCGCGGTCCTGCTCACCGAGGCGCTGCTGCCCGCCCTGCGCCGCCCCGGCGGGCGGGTGGTCCTGCTCAGCTCCATCGCCGCCCAGCGCGGCGGGGGCGGGCCCTACTCGGCGGCCAAGGCGGCGCTGCACGGCTGGGCGTACGACCTGGCCGCGCAGCTCGGCCCGGACCGGATCACGGTCAACGTGGTCAGCCCCGGGTACGTGGCCGAGACCGAGTTCTTCGGCGACCGGATGACGCCGGAGGGGCACGCGAAGCGGGTGGCGGCCACCCTGGTCGGCCGGGCCGGGGTGCCGGACGACATCGCCGCCGCGGTGCGCTACCTGGTCGGCCCGTCCGCCGGCTACGTCACCGGTCAGGTCCTCGGCGTCAACGGCGGCTCCGTCCTCGGTCGGTGA
- a CDS encoding DEAD/DEAH box helicase, with protein MNQDRTAVRERAEAVLRRLAGDHARLREDQWRAIEALVVDRRRVLCVQRTGWGKSAVYFVATALLREHGEHGPTVIVSPLLALMRNQVDSAARAGIRARTINSANLDEWDEITAEITAGAVDVLLISPERLNNPDFRDGVLPKLAATTGLLVVDEAHCVSDWGHDFRPDYRRLRTFLANLPERTPVLATTATANARVTRDVAEQLGDALVLRGTLDRESLRLGVLDLPSPAHRLAWLADHLDRLPVSGIVYTLTVAAATETTEFLRARGWSVAAYTGQAEDADRRAAEQDLLDNKIKALVATSALGMGFDKPDLGFVVHLGAPPSPIAYYQQVGRAGRAVDQAEVLLLPGVEDAAIWRYFASLAFPPEEQVRAVLAALDTSRPISTQALEPVVDLRRARLELMLKVLDVDGAVRRVRGGWLATGEPWVYDEARLRRVADARAAEQRAMREYAATSGCRMRYLREGLDDAGAQDCGRCDNCAGPLFDAAVSAEALTVAQTFLGRPGVQIAPKKLWPTGLDAVGVPLKGRIAPAEQALPGRAVGRLSDLGWGGRLRGLVGPEAPDGPVPDDVAAAVVEVLKAWAHGDDPWPRRPAGVVGVGSRTRPQLVGSLAERIAAVGRLPLLGVVVPTGPAGSGGPRGNSAQRVRALHDAFRLPDELTDALPGLDGPVLLVDDLVDSGWTMGMVARLLRRAGAPDVLPLALATV; from the coding sequence ATGAACCAGGATCGGACGGCCGTGCGGGAACGCGCCGAGGCGGTGCTGCGTCGGCTGGCGGGTGACCACGCCCGGCTGCGCGAGGACCAGTGGCGGGCCATCGAGGCGCTCGTCGTCGACCGGCGGCGGGTGCTCTGCGTGCAGCGCACCGGCTGGGGCAAGTCGGCCGTCTACTTCGTGGCCACCGCGCTGCTGCGCGAGCACGGTGAGCACGGTCCCACCGTGATCGTCTCGCCGTTGCTGGCGTTGATGCGCAACCAGGTCGACTCCGCCGCCCGGGCCGGCATCCGGGCCCGCACCATCAACTCGGCCAACCTCGACGAGTGGGACGAGATCACCGCCGAGATCACCGCCGGGGCCGTCGACGTGCTGCTGATCAGCCCGGAGCGCCTCAACAACCCGGACTTCCGCGACGGCGTGCTGCCGAAGCTCGCCGCCACCACCGGGCTGCTGGTGGTGGACGAGGCGCACTGCGTCTCCGACTGGGGGCACGACTTCCGCCCCGACTACCGGCGGCTGCGAACGTTCCTGGCCAACCTGCCCGAGCGCACGCCGGTGCTGGCCACCACCGCGACCGCCAACGCCCGGGTCACCCGCGACGTGGCGGAGCAGCTGGGCGACGCCCTGGTGCTGCGCGGCACGCTGGACCGGGAGTCGCTCCGGCTCGGCGTCCTCGACCTGCCCAGCCCGGCGCACCGCCTGGCCTGGCTGGCCGACCACCTGGACCGGCTGCCCGTCTCCGGCATCGTCTACACGCTGACCGTGGCCGCGGCCACCGAGACGACCGAGTTCCTCCGGGCCCGCGGCTGGTCGGTGGCGGCCTACACCGGGCAGGCCGAGGACGCCGACCGCCGCGCCGCCGAGCAGGACCTGCTGGACAACAAGATCAAGGCGCTGGTGGCGACCAGCGCGCTCGGCATGGGCTTCGACAAGCCCGACCTCGGCTTCGTGGTGCACCTCGGCGCGCCGCCCTCGCCGATCGCCTACTACCAGCAGGTCGGTCGCGCCGGTCGCGCCGTCGACCAGGCCGAGGTGCTGCTCCTGCCCGGCGTCGAGGACGCCGCGATCTGGCGCTACTTCGCCTCGCTGGCCTTCCCGCCCGAGGAGCAGGTCCGCGCCGTGCTCGCCGCGCTGGACACCTCCCGGCCGATCTCCACCCAGGCGCTCGAACCGGTCGTCGACCTGCGCCGGGCCCGCCTGGAGCTGATGCTCAAGGTGCTGGACGTGGACGGCGCGGTCCGCCGGGTGCGCGGCGGCTGGCTCGCCACCGGCGAGCCCTGGGTCTACGACGAGGCCCGCCTGCGGCGCGTCGCCGACGCGCGCGCCGCCGAGCAGCGGGCCATGCGCGAGTACGCGGCCACCTCCGGCTGCCGGATGCGCTATCTGCGGGAAGGGCTCGACGACGCCGGGGCCCAGGACTGCGGCCGGTGCGACAACTGCGCCGGCCCGCTGTTCGACGCGGCGGTGTCCGCCGAGGCGCTCACCGTCGCGCAGACCTTCCTCGGTCGCCCCGGCGTCCAGATCGCGCCGAAGAAGCTCTGGCCGACCGGGTTGGACGCGGTGGGCGTACCCCTGAAGGGCCGGATCGCGCCGGCGGAGCAGGCGCTGCCCGGGCGGGCCGTGGGCCGGCTGTCCGACCTGGGGTGGGGCGGGCGGCTGCGGGGCCTGGTCGGGCCGGAGGCGCCGGACGGTCCGGTGCCCGACGACGTGGCCGCGGCCGTGGTCGAGGTGCTGAAGGCGTGGGCGCACGGCGACGACCCCTGGCCGCGTCGCCCGGCCGGGGTGGTCGGGGTCGGCTCCCGGACCCGGCCGCAGCTGGTCGGTTCGCTGGCCGAGCGGATCGCCGCGGTCGGCCGGCTGCCGTTGCTCGGCGTGGTCGTCCCGACCGGCCCGGCCGGCTCCGGCGGTCCGCGCGGCAACAGCGCCCAGCGGGTACGCGCGCTGCACGACGCCTTCCGCCTGCCGGACGAGCTGACCGACGCGCTGCCCGGCCTGGACGGGCCGGTGCTGCTCGTCGACGACCTGGTCGACTCGGGCTGGACGATGGGCATGGTGGCGCGCCTGCTGCGCCGCGCCGGCGCGCCGGACGTGCTGCCGCTCGCGCTCGCCACGGTGTAA
- a CDS encoding heavy metal-associated domain-containing protein: MTEQRPVVQTYTVTGMTCEHCVRAVTEELSALPGVDEVRIDLAGGTATVTSAAPLPVESVRAAVDEAGYELAGGVA; encoded by the coding sequence ATGACCGAGCAGCGACCCGTCGTCCAGACGTACACCGTGACCGGGATGACCTGCGAACACTGCGTCCGTGCGGTGACCGAGGAGCTGTCCGCGCTGCCGGGCGTCGACGAGGTCCGGATCGACCTGGCCGGGGGCACGGCCACGGTCACCAGCGCGGCCCCGCTGCCGGTGGAGTCCGTCCGCGCCGCCGTCGACGAGGCGGGCTACGAACTGGCCGGCGGCGTTGCCTGA
- a CDS encoding helix-turn-helix transcriptional regulator has translation MGSTEVSPQMAFARFVRRAIDDAREERGWTVTDLATHTGVGRSTVFRWLAGDWQDYPELAKVRGFCAALDLPVAAAFRALGLPDAGSVPRRRGAEDGPVEADVRVILDRLADPNVPAEEKHHIRDLLRYLARRPVRRAG, from the coding sequence ATGGGCTCCACCGAGGTTTCGCCGCAGATGGCCTTCGCACGTTTCGTGCGACGGGCGATCGACGATGCGCGTGAGGAGCGCGGCTGGACGGTGACCGACCTCGCGACCCACACCGGCGTCGGCCGCTCCACCGTGTTCCGCTGGCTCGCCGGCGACTGGCAGGACTATCCCGAGCTGGCCAAGGTGCGCGGCTTCTGCGCCGCCCTCGACCTGCCGGTGGCCGCCGCGTTCCGCGCGCTGGGCCTGCCCGACGCCGGTTCGGTGCCCCGTCGCCGAGGCGCCGAGGACGGCCCGGTCGAGGCCGACGTGCGAGTGATCCTGGACCGGCTGGCCGACCCGAACGTCCCCGCCGAGGAGAAGCACCACATCCGCGACCTGCTCCGCTACCTGGCCCGCCGCCCGGTCCGCCGGGCCGGCTGA
- a CDS encoding SAM-dependent methyltransferase, translating to MAEPLDAALREVRQLLLGPDLTRAVAAGRRRGRRPAVVRAELRPVTLKAGARLQIATSDGTRPHTRNVAPGAEAGTAVDELLAEPFGNWHVETVDATLQLRVTKSGEAQVHRAAASRPTGEPVGHDRAKDWLLDPGDPLFDAIGGSAAKRRQVDAFLRALAATLPDDLTGPLRVVDLGCGNAYLTFAAHRYLTRRGLDVTLVGVDVREDQRQRNTELAERLGWADRVSFVAGTIAEAPVDPAPDLVLALHACDTATDEALARAVRWGARWVLAAPCCHHDLAAQLRARPTPGPDELLTRQGILRERFADVLTDALRAGLLRLHGYRAEVVEFVDSRHTPRNLLIRARRTAGTPTPDNRSEYRELVDRWGVTPRLESLLADRAAG from the coding sequence ATGGCGGAACCGTTGGACGCGGCGCTGCGGGAGGTACGGCAACTGCTGCTCGGCCCCGACCTGACCCGAGCCGTGGCCGCCGGTCGGCGGCGGGGGCGGCGGCCGGCGGTGGTCCGCGCGGAGCTACGCCCGGTCACCCTCAAGGCCGGCGCGCGGCTCCAGATCGCCACCTCGGACGGCACCCGGCCGCACACCCGCAACGTCGCCCCCGGCGCGGAGGCCGGCACCGCCGTCGACGAGCTGCTCGCCGAGCCGTTCGGCAACTGGCACGTGGAGACCGTCGACGCCACGCTCCAGCTCCGGGTGACCAAGTCCGGCGAGGCCCAGGTGCACCGCGCCGCGGCCAGCCGGCCGACCGGCGAGCCGGTCGGGCACGACCGGGCCAAGGACTGGCTGCTCGACCCGGGCGACCCGCTCTTCGACGCGATCGGCGGGTCGGCCGCCAAGCGCCGCCAGGTCGACGCGTTCCTGCGCGCGCTCGCCGCCACCCTGCCCGACGACCTCACCGGTCCGCTCCGGGTGGTGGACCTGGGCTGCGGAAACGCCTACCTGACCTTCGCCGCCCACCGCTACCTGACCCGGCGCGGCCTGGATGTGACGCTCGTCGGCGTGGACGTCCGCGAGGACCAGCGTCAGCGCAACACCGAGCTGGCCGAACGGTTGGGCTGGGCCGACCGGGTCAGCTTCGTGGCCGGCACCATCGCCGAGGCGCCGGTGGATCCGGCCCCGGACCTGGTGCTGGCGCTGCACGCCTGCGACACGGCCACGGACGAGGCGCTGGCCCGGGCGGTGCGCTGGGGCGCCCGCTGGGTGCTCGCCGCCCCGTGTTGCCACCACGACCTGGCCGCGCAGCTGCGGGCCCGCCCCACGCCGGGACCGGACGAGCTGCTCACCCGGCAGGGCATCCTGCGCGAGCGCTTCGCCGACGTGCTCACCGACGCGCTGCGGGCCGGGCTGCTCCGGCTGCACGGCTACCGCGCCGAGGTGGTGGAGTTCGTCGACTCCCGGCACACCCCGCGCAACCTGCTGATCCGCGCCCGGCGGACCGCCGGCACGCCGACCCCCGACAACCGCTCCGAATATCGCGAGTTGGTCGACCGGTGGGGTGTCACCCCCCGGCTGGAGTCGCTGCTCGCGGACCGGGCGGCGGGCTAG
- a CDS encoding DEAD/DEAH box helicase has protein sequence MSEQTIGQPLAPTAPVPPEAPTFAALGARQETVEALAAAGITRAFAIQEYALPIGLRGVDLIGQAPTGTGKTLGFGIPLLERVFAPSEGSDGVPQALVVVPTRELGIQVAKDLDAAGRTRGVRVLPIYGGVAYEPQIEALRKGVEILVGTPGRLLDLQKQKHLRLDRVRALVLDEADRMLDLGFLDDVEKILAMLPEDRQTMLFSATMPDPIVALSRRFLRRPVTIHAGHTAETGPSPQTQQLAYRTHSMNKIEIVARILQAEGRGLTMIFTRTKRAADRVAEDLDFRGFAVAAVHGDLGQGARERALRAFRAGKIDTLVATDVAARGIDVTGVTHVINYDCPEDQDTYTHRIGRTGRAGASGVAVTFVDWDDVPRWRIIDKTLGLDMPEPPETYHTSTHLYTDLDISRDVSGTLPTAERTRAGLSAEVEEDLGGGRSRRGDSRGRGGDSRGRGGDSRGRGGDRRRGRGGETTGGGPVADNEATEAGAEEGTRTPRRRRRRRAGEAVAGEQPTSVITTEGGAEPAVAASGDGEPAAKPRRRRRRRGGSSGTPAEATSTTTD, from the coding sequence ATGAGTGAGCAGACCATCGGCCAGCCACTGGCCCCCACAGCTCCGGTCCCGCCGGAGGCACCCACGTTCGCCGCGCTCGGCGCCCGTCAGGAGACCGTCGAGGCGCTCGCCGCCGCGGGCATCACCCGCGCCTTCGCCATCCAGGAATACGCGCTGCCGATCGGCCTGCGCGGCGTCGACCTGATCGGCCAGGCCCCGACCGGCACCGGCAAGACGCTCGGCTTCGGCATCCCGCTGCTCGAGCGCGTCTTCGCCCCGTCCGAGGGCAGCGACGGCGTCCCCCAGGCGCTTGTCGTCGTTCCCACCCGCGAGCTGGGCATCCAGGTCGCCAAGGACCTCGACGCCGCGGGTCGCACCCGGGGTGTCCGGGTGCTGCCGATCTACGGCGGCGTGGCGTACGAGCCGCAGATCGAGGCGCTGCGCAAGGGCGTCGAGATCCTGGTCGGCACGCCCGGCCGCCTGCTCGACCTGCAGAAGCAGAAGCACCTGCGGCTCGACCGGGTGCGCGCGCTCGTCCTCGACGAGGCCGACCGGATGCTCGACCTGGGCTTCCTGGACGACGTCGAGAAGATTCTCGCGATGCTGCCGGAGGACCGGCAGACGATGCTCTTCTCGGCCACCATGCCGGACCCGATCGTCGCGTTGTCGCGGCGCTTCCTCCGCCGGCCGGTGACGATCCACGCCGGTCACACCGCCGAGACGGGCCCGTCGCCGCAGACCCAGCAGCTCGCCTACCGCACCCACTCGATGAACAAGATCGAGATCGTGGCGCGGATCCTCCAGGCCGAGGGGCGCGGGCTGACGATGATCTTCACCCGCACCAAGCGGGCCGCCGACCGGGTCGCCGAGGATCTCGACTTCCGCGGCTTCGCGGTGGCGGCGGTGCACGGCGACCTGGGCCAGGGCGCCCGGGAGCGGGCCCTGCGGGCGTTCCGGGCCGGCAAGATCGACACGCTCGTCGCCACCGACGTGGCGGCCCGGGGCATCGACGTCACGGGCGTGACCCACGTGATCAACTACGACTGCCCCGAGGACCAGGACACCTACACCCACCGGATCGGCCGCACCGGCCGGGCCGGGGCGTCAGGCGTCGCGGTGACGTTCGTCGACTGGGACGACGTGCCCCGTTGGCGGATCATCGACAAGACCCTCGGGCTGGACATGCCCGAACCTCCGGAGACCTACCACACCTCCACGCACCTCTACACCGACCTGGACATCTCCCGCGACGTCAGCGGCACGCTGCCGACCGCCGAGCGCACCCGCGCCGGCCTGTCGGCGGAGGTCGAGGAGGACCTGGGCGGTGGCCGGTCGAGGCGCGGCGACAGCCGGGGCCGTGGTGGGGACAGCCGGGGCCGTGGTGGGGACAGCCGGGGCCGTGGCGGCGACCGCAGGCGCGGTCGCGGAGGTGAGACGACCGGCGGCGGACCCGTCGCCGACAACGAGGCGACCGAGGCCGGGGCCGAGGAGGGCACCCGCACCCCGCGTCGCCGGCGGCGCCGACGCGCCGGTGAGGCGGTGGCCGGCGAGCAGCCGACCAGCGTGATCACCACGGAGGGCGGCGCGGAGCCGGCCGTGGCGGCCAGCGGCGACGGTGAGCCCGCCGCCAAGCCCCGCCGCCGCCGTCGCCGCCGTGGCGGCAGCTCCGGCACGCCCGCCGAGGCCACCAGCACCACCACCGACTGA
- a CDS encoding ferritin-like fold-containing protein, which translates to MSAPDPAAVDLFGLVAYGELLAFDRLAADARLAPDLPRRVALSEMAAAEIAHYRWLADRLGALGVAVEEAMTPYTEVLRAYHDSTEPRDWAEAVTKAYVGDALTDDFLRRIADGLAGPDRALLLDVLHDSRYAEFAAAEIRAAIEAEPGTAGRLSMWARRLLGEALSQAGRVAAADRGALVAVLGRAGVDVPTLLRELTEAHAARMSAAGLNN; encoded by the coding sequence GTGTCCGCCCCCGACCCCGCCGCCGTCGACCTGTTCGGCCTCGTCGCGTACGGCGAGCTGCTCGCCTTCGACCGGCTGGCCGCCGATGCCCGGCTCGCTCCCGACCTGCCCCGCCGGGTCGCGCTCAGCGAGATGGCCGCGGCCGAGATCGCCCACTACCGGTGGCTCGCCGACCGGCTCGGCGCGCTGGGCGTGGCCGTCGAGGAGGCGATGACGCCCTACACCGAGGTGTTGCGGGCGTACCACGACTCGACCGAGCCACGGGACTGGGCGGAGGCGGTGACCAAGGCGTACGTGGGCGACGCGCTCACCGACGACTTCCTGCGCCGGATCGCCGACGGCCTGGCCGGGCCGGATCGCGCGCTGCTGCTCGACGTCCTGCACGACTCCCGGTACGCGGAGTTCGCGGCGGCCGAGATCAGGGCCGCGATCGAGGCCGAACCGGGCACGGCCGGCCGGCTCTCGATGTGGGCGCGGCGGCTGCTCGGCGAGGCGCTCTCGCAGGCCGGCCGGGTCGCCGCCGCCGACCGGGGCGCGCTCGTCGCGGTGCTCGGGCGGGCCGGCGTGGACGTGCCGACGCTGCTGCGCGAGCTGACCGAGGCGCACGCCGCGCGGATGTCGGCCGCCGGCCTCAACAACTGA